From the Sphingobacteruim zhuxiongii genome, the window TGTTGTTTTGCGGGTAGGCATGACCGAGATGTTGTCTATAGCCTTCGCCGTAAGCAACACTGATTTCCTTTCCGCGCTTTTCGCCAAAACCTCTCATCGCAATGATGTATTCATCCATACCATGATGTTCGCGTAGCCAGTCGCGTTGTGACGCATGTTTTGCCAGCATTTCTTCTTTGAGATCAATCTTGGAAGAGATGTCAATTATCATCCCCGGCTTTACAGCTTCTCCGAAACGATCTTTTCCTTCCATCGCATCGACGTAATATAGATGTGGGGTGTAGAAATATGGTTCTACTCCGGGAGTTTCTATATTAACAATCCCTGCGCTAAAACAAGCCGTCTGGATAATTTTGCTAGTCATCTCATGATCCACCATATAACATGATGGGCTCATTGTGATAACAACACTCGGTTTTGTTTTCCGAATCAGCTCGATCGCTTTGACAATAGTTTGTTTATCGTACATTACGAATACATCATCGCATTCCAAACAATAGTATTCCGCATCGAGGAGTGCCGCGGCATCGGCAGCTTCTTGTTTACGGATTTTACTAATCTCTTCACGCGTATGTACAGTTGATCCGCAATCACCAGGAGTCATGGTGGCCATTACAACAGTCCATCCTTTATCCTTTAAGAGTGCAAGCGTACCTGCGCAGCTGATTTCTGCATCGTCTGGATGCGCCACAATTGCTAATACAGTTTTATTGGGGTTCGTCATAATAAATTTAGTGCATTTCTGTAGTTACGGACTTAATTGCCGGACGGTAGTAGTGGAACTCAACGTTCGGGTGATCGGCTAATAGAGACATTGGCACAGCCGTATCAACAAGGCCTTTCGATATCATAAATGGGGTTAACCGCATACCGAATGCATTGTCATGGTTGCCCGCTTGCCAGATTGAAACACGTTCTGATTTCCAGGTTTCTACAGGACCTACGGTTAAGGCTTGTTGCGGAACTCCAACAACATATCCTCCGCCCGACGTTCTTGCGTTTTGCATTAACGTAATCGGATGTAAATCCACAATCCTAGCGCTTAATTGTCTGTACTCCTCAGGAGTTGGCGGATTGTCGATGTACTTACCACTTCTTGGAAGCGGATCATTAAACGCCCAGTGTTTTGCATCGCCTTGACCACCTTGCATAGTGACACAACGAATTTCATCGAAGCTTTTCGTGTATTCAGCAAGCGTTGAAGCAAGCGGATAATGTATGTTTTCATCCGGCATGCGAAGCTCTGGTTTGATATGATTAAATAACAAATCGTTATTTGCTTTTACAAAGGATAGGGGGTGTGTTGCAGGAACTTCTGTTCCGTTTTCGTACCACTCATCCATACCCCAGAAGTGACAGTTTTTGAGGGAGATATCTAAGCTATTTACTAATTGGGCTACCAAGGGTAACTGTTCAGTAGGTCCAATTGGTCCACATATTCCCGTAGGTGCGGAAGGCGTAGCTTGTTGCCAAGCATCAATGTATTGTAAGGCCTCCGCTAAATAAAAGGATTCTAAGGTATCATGAAATATAACTTTGAAACCTGGTCTAGAAAGTTGAAGGATGTCTTCTGCAGTTAATTTTGCTGCATCGCGCATAATCTGTTCATCAATAGTGGTATAATCCCACCAGCTCTCGGCCAACATGCTCTTTTTTCTCATTGCTCTACTTTAGATTTAGGATATATTGTTTGATTAGAACTTTTAAAATTGAAATTTATAAACGGACAACCTGTCCTGTTTTCACGGATTCATCCGCGGCAAATGCTATTCTTAAACTGTTAACCGCATCTTCCATGTGGTCACGTAGATCGATGTCTTCTTGTATCGCTTTTAAGAAGTAAGCTTGTTCACGATCACATAGTCCTTGGTGATCGGGTTCGTCGGTTAAGTCTAACCACTCATCAGCCAATGCGAATTTCTCATTGGCGTCCAATGCTGAATGGTGACGTAGGATAGATTCGGTTTTCGTATGTGCTTCAATAGATCCGGATTTTCCTGTACCTCCAGCTTCTTTTGCTACAATTGATACGGAACCTTTTGGCCCAACGACATCTTTTACGAAGAAAGCTGTTTCAGATACCATTGGCCCCCAACCCGCTTCATACCAACCCACAGATCCGTCTTCAAAGCGAATTTGTAAGTTTCCATAGTTGTAATTGTCTTCGGGAATTTCGTCCGTTAAACGAGCGCCTATTGCGTAGACTTGCGTTGGTTTTGATCGCGTCATTTGACACATCACGTCGATATAGTGAACACCACAGTCAACAATTGGGCTTAAACTAGCCATCAAGTTGCGGTGTAAAGTCCACATCGCGGTGTCGCTTTGCTGATTTAAGTTCATACGCATCACTAGTGGTTTCCCGAGATCTGACGACATTTCGACAAATTTAATCCAAGAGGGATGATGTCTTAATATATAGCCGACAACAAGTTTTTTTCCGGTTTTCAAGGCCACCTCTTGTACATGCTCGGCGCCTTTTACTGAACTTGCAATCGGTTTCTCGACAAATACATGTGCGCCGGCCTCCATTGATTTTACAGCATACTCTTCATGAGTGTCTGGATAGGTGGAGATACAAACCGCATCAGGCTGACTTGCGGCTAACGCGCTATCAAAATCATCATAAAGGGGATATTTGTTTCCCATTTTTTCATTGAGGATTTCTTTACTTTTTCCTCGGGATACAATGCCACATATTTCGAAGCCGTCCATCTTGTGATAAGCCCAAGCATGGGATGCTCCCATATTCCCGCAGCCTACCACTAAAACACGAATTTTCTTATTTTCCTTTTCCATAGTTGATCCGCTTTTATAGTTCTTTAATACAGATGTTTTTCCATCTTACTTTAATACCGCCACCATCGTGAATCTGTAGTGCAATGAAGCCTTTTGCTTGACCAATTTTTTCATCGTCTAGTTGCACCATTTGTTTTCCATTTAGCCAAGTGGTGATTTTATTCCCTTTGGCGTGAATCTTCATGGTGTTCCAGCCTGTAGGGCTCAATGCTTTCTGAGCCTCCTCGGTAGGTTTAATTAACCAACCGCGACCATAAGATTCGTAGATACCACCTGTATGTAATCCTGGAGGGGCAACTTCTACTTGCCATCCTTTGATTTTAGTGCCTTCAATATCGGATCGGATGAAAACTCCGGAGTTACCGTTTGCTTCTAATTTGAATTGTACAGTTAATTCGAAATCCTTATAAGGACTATTGGTTGAAAGATAGCCATAACCTTTATCTGGCCCACTTTCACAGACAAGTTCTTTCTTGTCTACATACCATTTTTCAGTTCCATGAATGGTCCAGCCAGTTAAGTCTTTACCATTGAATAATTGCTTGCATTGTGCCATTGCATTACTGCTCATAAGCAGAAGAGCTAGGCCGATGGTTGACAGTATTGTTTTCATAAAAAAGCTTTTATCAGGTTGTTATTTACTGTTTTTCAAAGGGATCATGTCTATTTTTCGAACAAACATTTCTGCTCCTTCTGATTGGACTTGAATCTTACCTTTTGAAGGTCTTACGTGAATCGCTTGATTGACTAGTTTGCCATTTAGATAAATGTCGATAGTATCGCCTTTAATGACACATTTAAGCGTGTTCCACTCACCTACAGGTTTTTCAACATCTTTTGGACCACGGAAGCCTAATACGTCTTTCCAGTTCGGATCTCTACCCGACCAATTGATACGTCCTTTGTTTGCGGTTACTAATTCACCACCTTTTTTATAAACAGGGGTTGTCCCGTGACGCTCTTTCGCGATTGGGCTAGTAATGGAAAATTTATCTGTGCCATCACCGACAACAATAAAATCACCGGTACCTCCTTCGATAATATTGCATTCAATAGAGTGCATCCAAATTCCTGAATAGCCACCATCTTCTCCAATAGAGTGAAAGAGTAAACCATTATCACGTGCTGCCGCTTTACGTTTTCCGTGTGTGATTTCTCCCCATTTATATTCCATGATTAAGGTATAGTTTTCATATTCTTCATTGGTGGTGATACACCCCCATTCTTCTCCTGTAATATGTAGAATACCGTCATTTACTGTGAAAACACCCTTTGGATCTTGGTTTCTGCCGCGATCTTGAATAAATACATACCAATTGTCTAAATTTTGTTTATTAAACAATGCGATTTTCTTAGGTTTTGGTTTTTCACCTTCAGGATTGTTTTTAGGGTTTGAATGTGCAAATGCCGTTGAACTAAGCATGATGAATAGGCATACTATTCCGATTAGTTTTTTCATAATTTAACCTCCTTATTTATTATAATTAGTCTCTCGATTTAAGTATGACATCCTGGAGTTCTAATTTACTCCAAGATGTCAATAACGAATATTATCGTTGTTGTTTTAGGTTGTTAATACAAATATATCAATTCTAGTTGTATATACAAGTTAAAATTGAATTTTTACTTAGAATCCCCCTTTTTGAGGTATTCAATTAAGTTTGCCATATCTTCTTTGGACATTGTTTTCTCAAGTCCATCGGGCATTAATGACAATCCAGAGTTGGTTAAGGACTCAATATTACTTCTCAGAACGGCTTCATCGGCACCTGTCGCGGTACGTAAAGTTAAGCCATTGTCGGTCTCTGAAACCACCCATCCAGACTTTGTGCTACCATCTTTTGTTTTCACAATAATCGATTGATATTGTGGATATACTTCATAGTTTGGCACTAATATATGCAATAACAGGGCGTCTGCTGGCTGATTTTTAATGCCAGAGAGGTCTGGTCCGACTTGTCCTCCTTTACCGCCATAGGTATGACATACAGCACATTGAGCTTGAAACATTGCGGCTCCTTTTGTTGCAATGGGTTTCGCATTTTTCAATACATTTTTATACTCTTCGTAGACAGCCATGCGGTCTCCGCCTTCCAATTCTTTGAATAGGGTTGTCGCTTTATCTGCAATCGCCTTATCCTTCATTTTCATGAGTCTAGTTCGATCAATGGATGATATCTCTGCCGCTGCAATTTGTCCCTTTTCAATAGAGTTGAACAATACGGGCAAGAATGAACTATTTGAAATCAATGCCGCAATTACGGATGGTTTTACCTTAGGCGAATAGGCTTTCCATTTGCTCTTCTCTGTTAATAATTCTGCTCCTTTAGGATCTTGTAAGTTGGCCAGGGCATTAATTGCTTGAATTTGTACCTGTGGTGAATAATGAGCGTCCAACAATTGTTTTAAGGCATCATTGGACTGCTCATAGTTACTGTAACCTAATAGTGCGATTGCGCGGCTTTGTTTCTCGGCAGTATCTTTAAGAGCGACCTCTTTCAGTTTGCCGATAAAGCCGTCTAGATTATTGTTTGCTCCAGCTCCGATAGCGTAAAGTAAGCCTTTACTGTTGGGCTTCAACTCTTGTTTTCTTCCTTTAATACCTTCGGCTAAGCCAAGCATTGCCGATATTTTCCATTCATCAACCGCCTCCGGCGTTACCAATCGATTAAAAAAGCTAGAAGCTTCTGCAATGGTTCCACCATTTCCGAGTAAGCGTCCTAAATCTTGCATAACCGCAGCGTAAGCTTTCGGTTCGGCAGACTGTATACCGGCAAATGCGGCAATAAATTCCTGTGTACGTCCGGATAAACCGCTCAATACGGCTGCTCTACTCCATTTATCGGCACCATCTTTTGCTGCAATTTTCGCTAATGCTTGTACGGATTCGTTGCTGTTAATATTGCCTAGGGCAATTGCCGTGTAGAAACGAACGCGTACCGATGGATCATCTGCTAATTTGAGAAGAGATGCTTTTGCTGTATCATATTTTGTATTCGTTGTCAAGATTTGAACAGCTTGTTCGCGAATTGGTGCATCAGCACTCGCTAGGGCTTGATTTAATGTCTCTACATTCAGGAGGCCAAGATTGTGTGCTAACCAAAGGGCGCGAGCTTTGCTTTCTGCATGGGTAGCGTTATTAATCGTTTCCTTCAGTTGTTCTGCGATATCTGTTGCTCGAGATTCAAGTAATAAGCGAAAAGCTGTTGCTCTTTTCCACTCATCAGCAGAACCTAATGCTTCCACTAGGTCTTTGCTGCTTGATCCGGTTTCAACTTTTCCTGTTTTGTCTTCATCATCCTTATCGAAGTCTTCGCGAACTACTCGGTAAATTCTACCATCAGTTTTCCCAGCTTCGAAGTCTAGCTGACCTCGCATTTCCTCAGGAACATAGGCTGGATGGTCGATAACCTTTCTGTGCATATCAACGATATACAATGCTCCTTCAGGACCATGCTGCGCGTAAACAGGACGAAACCACTCATCTGTTGAAGCTAGAAATTCTTTGCCGTCGTTAGCAATTGAAGAGCTGAAGCTGGCACCGTTTTCTTTGACAACCTGACGTTGTACTAAGTTTTGTGCCGATTCACAGATAAAGATGTTTCCTTTATGTTCAGGCTTGAGCGCTGTACCGTTATATACAACTAAACCACTTGCTGCGGTAAAGGTACCTGTATGCGATTTTCCCATCAAATTGGGGATGTATTCTGCCGTTGTAACAGCCTTACTAATCGGATAGACTACAGCGTTGGCTTCTACGGGCGATACATTCTGCACCATATCGTTGAATGTCAGGTGTGGGTTGCGCGATAGATTCCAGGGTTCCATTACGATTTGCATCACAGGATGTCTATTGGATGTTCCAAATCGGTGTCCGAAAGGATCTATTGTTAAACCAAACTGACTCTTTCCACCGGTGGATTGAAACTCCAAAGTTTCTGGATTAAATCGTCCATCTGCCGCAGTATAAACCACTGGAGGGCGATCCGGATGCTCGGGAGATGTTATGCTTCCTCCGTTTAATCCGCCAGTAACATAAATCCATCCATCTAAGCCAATGGTTGGATGGCTCATTCGTATTTGTGAAGTTTTGGTGTCATTAAAGCCTGTTAGCACAGTCTTTTTAATATCTGCAACACCATCCCCGTCAGAATCTTTATAGTAATAGATATGTGGGGCACAGGTGATAAAAACACCACCTTTCCAAGGTAAAATACCATTTGGATAGGTTAGGCCTGATGCAAATTCGTTTCTTTTATCATAAACGCCATCCGCATCCGTATCTTCGAGTAAAACAATTCGACCTAAGGTAGTTGCTTCGCCTTCTTCAGCCGGATCTGGATATCCTCGATCCTCCACCACATACATCTTTCGATTTTCATCAAAAGCGAATGCAACCGGGTCAATGACCATCGGTTCATAAGCTACAGGCTCAATTCGAAGACCCTCTTCCAGTTGGAAGGCGTCAAGCGCTTTCTGTATGCGCTCATTTTCATGTTTTTGTTTACAGCCGGCTAGCAATACAATCAGGGACGCGGCTAGGATAGGGTATTTCATTGGATTCAATTGATTATAATTTTTTTGCGGATAACAAACTATTTATTGGCTTTATGATCGTTTAACAATCTCAACAATACTGCTAAAATCTTATCAGCTGCCGTTTCTTCTAAATAGCTAGAACGCGCTCTCCATGTT encodes:
- a CDS encoding PIG-L deacetylase family protein, translating into MTNPNKTVLAIVAHPDDAEISCAGTLALLKDKGWTVVMATMTPGDCGSTVHTREEISKIRKQEAADAAALLDAEYYCLECDDVFVMYDKQTIVKAIELIRKTKPSVVITMSPSCYMVDHEMTSKIIQTACFSAGIVNIETPGVEPYFYTPHLYYVDAMEGKDRFGEAVKPGMIIDISSKIDLKEEMLAKHASQRDWLREHHGMDEYIIAMRGFGEKRGKEISVAYGEGYRQHLGHAYPQNNILQEELGELVHERS
- a CDS encoding sugar phosphate isomerase family, giving the protein MRKKSMLAESWWDYTTIDEQIMRDAAKLTAEDILQLSRPGFKVIFHDTLESFYLAEALQYIDAWQQATPSAPTGICGPIGPTEQLPLVAQLVNSLDISLKNCHFWGMDEWYENGTEVPATHPLSFVKANNDLLFNHIKPELRMPDENIHYPLASTLAEYTKSFDEIRCVTMQGGQGDAKHWAFNDPLPRSGKYIDNPPTPEEYRQLSARIVDLHPITLMQNARTSGGGYVVGVPQQALTVGPVETWKSERVSIWQAGNHDNAFGMRLTPFMISKGLVDTAVPMSLLADHPNVEFHYYRPAIKSVTTEMH
- a CDS encoding Gfo/Idh/MocA family protein; translated protein: MEKENKKIRVLVVGCGNMGASHAWAYHKMDGFEICGIVSRGKSKEILNEKMGNKYPLYDDFDSALAASQPDAVCISTYPDTHEEYAVKSMEAGAHVFVEKPIASSVKGAEHVQEVALKTGKKLVVGYILRHHPSWIKFVEMSSDLGKPLVMRMNLNQQSDTAMWTLHRNLMASLSPIVDCGVHYIDVMCQMTRSKPTQVYAIGARLTDEIPEDNYNYGNLQIRFEDGSVGWYEAGWGPMVSETAFFVKDVVGPKGSVSIVAKEAGGTGKSGSIEAHTKTESILRHHSALDANEKFALADEWLDLTDEPDHQGLCDREQAYFLKAIQEDIDLRDHMEDAVNSLRIAFAADESVKTGQVVRL
- a CDS encoding 3-keto-disaccharide hydrolase encodes the protein MKTILSTIGLALLLMSSNAMAQCKQLFNGKDLTGWTIHGTEKWYVDKKELVCESGPDKGYGYLSTNSPYKDFELTVQFKLEANGNSGVFIRSDIEGTKIKGWQVEVAPPGLHTGGIYESYGRGWLIKPTEEAQKALSPTGWNTMKIHAKGNKITTWLNGKQMVQLDDEKIGQAKGFIALQIHDGGGIKVRWKNICIKEL
- a CDS encoding 3-keto-disaccharide hydrolase, which produces MKKLIGIVCLFIMLSSTAFAHSNPKNNPEGEKPKPKKIALFNKQNLDNWYVFIQDRGRNQDPKGVFTVNDGILHITGEEWGCITTNEEYENYTLIMEYKWGEITHGKRKAAARDNGLLFHSIGEDGGYSGIWMHSIECNIIEGGTGDFIVVGDGTDKFSITSPIAKERHGTTPVYKKGGELVTANKGRINWSGRDPNWKDVLGFRGPKDVEKPVGEWNTLKCVIKGDTIDIYLNGKLVNQAIHVRPSKGKIQVQSEGAEMFVRKIDMIPLKNSK
- a CDS encoding PVC-type heme-binding CxxCH protein, which translates into the protein MKYPILAASLIVLLAGCKQKHENERIQKALDAFQLEEGLRIEPVAYEPMVIDPVAFAFDENRKMYVVEDRGYPDPAEEGEATTLGRIVLLEDTDADGVYDKRNEFASGLTYPNGILPWKGGVFITCAPHIYYYKDSDGDGVADIKKTVLTGFNDTKTSQIRMSHPTIGLDGWIYVTGGLNGGSITSPEHPDRPPVVYTAADGRFNPETLEFQSTGGKSQFGLTIDPFGHRFGTSNRHPVMQIVMEPWNLSRNPHLTFNDMVQNVSPVEANAVVYPISKAVTTAEYIPNLMGKSHTGTFTAASGLVVYNGTALKPEHKGNIFICESAQNLVQRQVVKENGASFSSSIANDGKEFLASTDEWFRPVYAQHGPEGALYIVDMHRKVIDHPAYVPEEMRGQLDFEAGKTDGRIYRVVREDFDKDDEDKTGKVETGSSSKDLVEALGSADEWKRATAFRLLLESRATDIAEQLKETINNATHAESKARALWLAHNLGLLNVETLNQALASADAPIREQAVQILTTNTKYDTAKASLLKLADDPSVRVRFYTAIALGNINSNESVQALAKIAAKDGADKWSRAAVLSGLSGRTQEFIAAFAGIQSAEPKAYAAVMQDLGRLLGNGGTIAEASSFFNRLVTPEAVDEWKISAMLGLAEGIKGRKQELKPNSKGLLYAIGAGANNNLDGFIGKLKEVALKDTAEKQSRAIALLGYSNYEQSNDALKQLLDAHYSPQVQIQAINALANLQDPKGAELLTEKSKWKAYSPKVKPSVIAALISNSSFLPVLFNSIEKGQIAAAEISSIDRTRLMKMKDKAIADKATTLFKELEGGDRMAVYEEYKNVLKNAKPIATKGAAMFQAQCAVCHTYGGKGGQVGPDLSGIKNQPADALLLHILVPNYEVYPQYQSIIVKTKDGSTKSGWVVSETDNGLTLRTATGADEAVLRSNIESLTNSGLSLMPDGLEKTMSKEDMANLIEYLKKGDSK